Below is a genomic region from Microbacterium esteraromaticum.
TTCGAGTGGATCGAGCTGGACGGGCCGATCGGCATCGCGTCCGATGTGCTGGCGACCCTGGGCATCGGCGTGGTGCTGGGGCTGATGGCGTTCGGCTTCTTCGGGACCCGTGTCGCGCTGATCGTCGGAACCGTCGCGACGCTGGCGTCCGCACCGTTCGCGATCGGCTTCCTGCACACCTATCCGGTGCTGTCGGGTTCGCTGATCGCCTATGCCGTATCGACCATCGTCTGCGTCGCCCTGACCCTGCCCAGCAAGAAGGAGGACTTCGATTTCGACGTCATCCGGCAGCGCACCGGGGACTTCGATCCGGTGTCGGATCCCGCGTTCGATCCCGATGCAGAGCTCGTCGAGCTGGCCGATGCCGACGTCGACGGGCCGAGCGGACGCTGAGAAGGAGGAGAAGCATGGACCTGTCGACCATCGCGCTGACCGCGTATGTCCTGGTGTGGCCCGTGATCGTGGCGGGAACGCTCACGGTCATCGTGCGCGCCTTCGTCGCAGAAGCGAGGAAGGCCAAGGCGGAGGGCCGATCGATCATCTGATCGTCGCACCCTGACACGATGAAGGGCCCGGGATGAATCATCCCGGGCCCTGACTGAGCCACCTGTCAGGATCGAACTGACGGCCTTCCCATTACGAGTGGGATGCTCTACCACTGAGCTAAGGTGGCGTGCGCAGCGGACTGCGGCACAAGCAATGATCCTACTACGACGATCGAGCGTGCGCGAAACCGACGGGGTCACGGCGAGCGGTCACTCGCATCGCAGCCCGTCCTGCGGCACCGTACCGCTGATGAGGAAGTCCTCGACGGCCGCATCGACGCAGCTGCTGCCCTTGTTGTAACCGGTGTGCCCTTCGCCGACGCGGGTGACGAGCACTCCGTTCTCCAGCTGCTCGGCGAGCGATTCGGACCACGCATAGGGGGTCGCGGGGTCGTTGGTCGTGCCGACGACGACGATGGGGCCCGAACCGGACGCGGTGATCGGCTCACGCACCCCGACGGGCTCGTACGGCCACACCTCGCAGGGGTCGGGACCCTGCCAGTACGGCGCGAACGTGGGCGCGAGCTTCTCGATCCTGGCCATCGCGGCCTCCTCGGCAGCGGGGTCGTCCTCCACGGGATAGTCCATGCAGTTGTATGCCCGGAAGGCCTCCGAGGAGTTGTCGGCGTAGCCGCCGTCCGGCTCGCGTCCGTTGTAGCTGTCGGCCAGCGCGAACAGCCCGGACGGGTCGCCCTGCAGAAGTGCGGTCAGTCCCTGCGAGAGGAACGACCAGCTCTGCTCGCTGTACATCGCGGTGATCACGCCGGTGATCATCGTGTCGACCGTGAGCATGCGTCCGTCGCCGTTCTCTATCGGAGTGCGGGCGACGGTGGCGAGCAGCGCCTGGAAGTCGGCGGTGGCCTCGTCGACCGAGCCGTTGAACGGACAGTCGGCGCCCGCGACGCAATCGGAGAGGTAGGCGCGCAGCGCCGACTCGAAGCCGATGGCCTGAGTGGTTCCCACATCGAGCCCGGGAACGGCCGGGTCGATCGCTCCGTCGAGCACCAGCCGCTGTGCGCGCTCGGGGAAAAGCTTCGCGTAGGTGGCGCCGAGGAACGTGCCGTACGAATAGCCCAGGTAGTTGAGCGTCTTGTCGCCGAGCACCGCCCGGATCAGATCCATGTCGTGCGCCGAGTTCACGGTCGTGATGTGCGGCAGCAGTCCGTCGCTGTTCTCGTCGCAGGCGTCGGCGTACTCCTGATTGCGCGCGGTGATCTCGTCCTCCCACTCCGGAGTGCCGCGGGGCGCGTCGAGCACACCGTAGTTGTACTCGTCCAGCTGCTCGGCGCCGAGGCATGAGACGGCGCTCGATCGGCCGACTCCGCGGGGATCGAAGCCGATCACGTCGAAGCGCTCGATCAGGTCGGGGCCGACAGCGTACTCGAGGCTCTCGGCGACGAAGTCGTAACCGCTCGAGCCTGGTCCGCCGGGGTTGATCAGCAGCGAGCCCTGGAACTCACCTGTCGCCTGGTGCCGAACGATCTCGAGCGTCAGGTCGCCCGAGGTGAGGTCGTCCCAGTCGCGCGGGGCGGTGATCTCGGCGCAGTCGAAACGGGTGCCGCATGCCTCCCAGGTGATCCTCTGCGAGTAGTACGGCAGCAGCTCGTCCGACACCCCAGATGTGTCCGGGTCGCGGGTGATCGAGCTGGGTGCGTCGGGGATCTGCGAGTAGAGGCAGCCTGAGAGTGCGACGGATGCCACGACGAGGCCCGCCAAGACGGTCACCGCCCGGCGCAGGGATCGGAGGTTCACGGGGTCCTTCCGCTGGAGACGGTCACAAGAAGGCTCTCGACGGCGAGCAGAGGAGCGACATTGCGCTCCAGGGATTCACGGGTCTCGGCAACCGCATCCAGCACGACGATCGTGCGCTCGACCGGCCACGCTTCGGCGATCCGGTCGAGCTCATCGCGAAGCTCCCGATTGATCAGCTCGTCGCCGCGGCCGAACTGCAGCATGACGACGTCACGGTACAGCGACTGCAAGTCGGTGAGCACCCGGTCGATGCCGTCGCGCAGGCTGCGGGTCGCTCGTTTGCGCTGGTCGTCTTCGAGGGCGCTGATCTGCGTGCGCAGAGCCGGCGGCACGGCCTGCCCCTCGGCGATCCCGACGGTACGAAGCAGGGCCGAGCGCTCGGCGGCATCGCGCTCGGCGGTCAGCGACTTCGCGTCGTCGGTCGCCGCCTGGATGATCCGCCCCGCCACCTCGACGGCCGTGCTGACGCCGCGCACCCCGAGTACCGCGCGCAGCGTCTCGTCGCGCCTGCGGCGTGCGTCGTCGTCGGTCGCCAGCCGCTGCGCCATGCCGATGTGACGCTGCGCATGGCGCGCCGCCTGCTCGGCGACAGCCGAGTCGACACCCGTGCGAGCGGCGATCAGCCTGGCGACGTCGTCGACATCGGGCTCGCGCAGGCGCAGGGCGCGGACGCGCGAGCGGATCGTGGGCAGCAGGTCGGCTTCGCTCGGTGCACAGAGCACCCAGACGGTCTTCTCGGGCGGCTCCTCGAGAGCCTTGAGCAGCACGTTCGAGGTGCGCTCGACCATCCGATCGGCGTCTTCGACGACGATCACCCGGTAGCGGCCAGCGGACGGAGCGAAGTACGAGCGCTCGACCAGTGCGCGGGCTTCGGCGATCGTGATGATCACCTTGTCTGTGCGCAGCGCCGTGACATCCGGATGCGTGCGGGCGAGCACCTGCCGCATCGTGGACTCGTCGTCAGGGCTGTCCGCGATCAGGGCGGCTGCGAACGCGTAGGCGAGAGTCGACCGGCCCGATCCGGGAGGGCCGGTGATCAGCCAGGCATGCGAGAGCGACGCAGGGTCGGCCGCAGCCTGGCGCAGGGTGTCGACCGCGACGTCCTGCCCCCAGACGTCCGTCCACGGGAACGGAGCGGTCGCGAGGGCTGTCATGCTCTCCAGCCTAACCGCGGGGCCGACATCGGCAGGCGTCGCCGACGGCTCAGACGAGCACCGACATCCGCGCCCTGATGAGCACCGCGATGTCGTCGGGGTCCAGTGACGCGTCGACGACCAGGAACCGCTGCGGCTCTGCCGCCGCGAGGGCGAGATAGGCCGCACGCACGCGGGCGTGGAACTCCTCCTTCTCTGCCTCGAGACGGTCGTACGGCTTGTCGTCGGCGTCCAGTCGTCGTCGCGCGGTGGACGGGTCGAGGTCGAGCAGCACCGTGAGGTCGGGCAGTGCGCCCTCCGTGGCCCACAGCGACAGGTCGCGCACCTCCGTGGCGTCGAGCACGCGACCGGCGCCCTGGTAGGCGACCGACGAGTCGAGGTAGCGGTCCTGGATGACGACCTCCCCGCGCGCCAGAGCCGGGCGCACGACCGTGGCCACGTGGTGCGCCCGATCTGCCGCGTAGAGCAGCGCCTCCGCGCGCGGCGCGATGTCGCCGCGGTGATGCAGGACGATGTCGCGGATCAGCGTGCCGACCTCGGATCCGCCCGGCTCGCGCGTGTGCAGCACGGTTCGGCCGCGCTGCTGCATCCACTCGGCCAGCAGGCCGGCCTGCGTGGTCTTGCCGGAGCCGTCACCGCCCTCGAGGGTGATCCACAGTCCGGATCGCTCCGAGGTCACGAGCCTGCCTTCGCGCGAGCGGCGTCGGCCTTCGCGATCGCGTTCGCCTTGCGTGTGGCCGCGGCCTTCTTCGCCGCCTCTGAGCGCGCGGCGGCCTTGTCGGCGTCGGTCTTGGCCGTCGCCTTCTTGGCGGTCGCCTTCTTGGCGGTCGCCTTCTTGGCCGTTGCCTTCTTCGCACCGCGCTTGGGGGCCGGGCCCTTGGCACGCTTGTCTGCGAGCATCTGCGCGGCGATCTCGAAGGTGATGTCGTCGGGTGTCTGGCCGCGCGGGATCGTCACGTTGGTCTCGCCGTCGGTGACATACGCTCCGAACCGGCCGTCGCGGATGCGGATCGGCTTGCCGCTGACGGGGTCGGCGTCGAACTCCTTGAGGGCGCTGGATGCCTTGCGCGCACCGTACTTCGGCTGCGCGTACAGCTCGAGCGCCTGCTCGAGGGTCACGTCGAAGATCTGCGATTCGCTCTCGAGCGAGCGCGAGTCGGCTCCCTTCTTCAGGTACGGGCCGAAGCGGCCGTTCTGCGCCGTGATCTCCTCGCCGGTGGCCGGGTCGGCGCCGACCACTCGCGGCAGGCTGAGCAGCTGCAGTGCGGTGCCGAGGTCGATGGTGTCGACCGACATCGAGCGGAACAGCGACGCGGTGCGCGGCTTTGGCGCCGCCTCCTTCTTCGCGCCTCGCTTCGGCTTGGGCTTCTCGACGACCTCGCCGGTGGCCTCGTCCACGGCGTCGTCGTCGGAGACGGGATCGTTCTCCTGCACGTACGGCCCGAAGCGTCCGTCCTTGACGACGATGATCTTGCCGTTCTCGGGGTTCTCTCCCAGGACGCGGTCGCCCGCGACGGGCGCGTCGATCAGCTCGCGCGCCTTGTCGGCGGTGAGCTCGTCTGGCGCGAGGTCCTCGGGAACGTTCACGATGCGCGGCTTCGCCTCGGGGTTGGCCGGATCGATGATCTCGAGATAGGGGCCGTACTTGCCGAAGCGCAGGGTGGCGTCGTCGGTGATGCGCGTCGAGTTCAGGGCGCGCGCGTCGATCTCGCCCAGATTGTCGACGACCTGGCGCAGGCCGACCTGCTTCTCGGAGCCGTAGTAGAACGACTTCAGCCACTCGACGCGGTTCTGCTCGCCTCGGGCGATCGCATCGAGGTCGTCCTCGAGGGCGGCTGTGAAGTCGTAGTCGATGAGATCGGCGAAATGCTGCTCGAGCAGCCGCACGACGCTGAAGGCCAGCCAGGTCGGCACGAGCGCCTGCCCGCGCTTGGTCGCGTAGCCGCGGTCGATGACGGTTCCGATGATGCTGGCGAACGTCGACGGGCGGCCGATGCCGTGCTCTTCGAGCGCCTTCACGAGCGATGCCTCGGTGTAGCGAGGCTTCGGAGTGGTGCGGTGCCCCTTCGCGACGGACTCGCCGACCGCCAGCTCGTCGCCGACGGCGACGGCGGGCAGCGACTGATCCGCCGAGCTGTCCTGCGCGTTGCGCTTCTCGTCGCGCCCTTCCTCGTACGCCTCGAGGAAGCCCTTGAAGGTGTAGACGGTTCCGGATGCCGTGAACTCGACCCGCTTGGCGCCTGCGATCGTCTCGAGGGTGACCGTGGTGGTCTCGTACTTGGCATCCGACATCTGGCTGGCGACGGTGCGCTTCCAGATCAGGTCGTAGAGGCGCTGCTCTTCGCGATCGAGGCCGGAGGCGACGGACGCCGGAGTGCGGAACGTCTCGCCAGAGGGGCGGATCGCCTCGTGCGCCTCCTGCGCGTTCTTGCTCTTCGACTTGTACACGCGCGGCTTCAGCGGCACGGCCGAGTCGCCGTAGAG
It encodes:
- a CDS encoding putative transporter small subunit, with protein sequence MDLSTIALTAYVLVWPVIVAGTLTVIVRAFVAEARKAKAEGRSII
- a CDS encoding alpha/beta hydrolase, whose protein sequence is MNLRSLRRAVTVLAGLVVASVALSGCLYSQIPDAPSSITRDPDTSGVSDELLPYYSQRITWEACGTRFDCAEITAPRDWDDLTSGDLTLEIVRHQATGEFQGSLLINPGGPGSSGYDFVAESLEYAVGPDLIERFDVIGFDPRGVGRSSAVSCLGAEQLDEYNYGVLDAPRGTPEWEDEITARNQEYADACDENSDGLLPHITTVNSAHDMDLIRAVLGDKTLNYLGYSYGTFLGATYAKLFPERAQRLVLDGAIDPAVPGLDVGTTQAIGFESALRAYLSDCVAGADCPFNGSVDEATADFQALLATVARTPIENGDGRMLTVDTMITGVITAMYSEQSWSFLSQGLTALLQGDPSGLFALADSYNGREPDGGYADNSSEAFRAYNCMDYPVEDDPAAEEAAMARIEKLAPTFAPYWQGPDPCEVWPYEPVGVREPITASGSGPIVVVGTTNDPATPYAWSESLAEQLENGVLVTRVGEGHTGYNKGSSCVDAAVEDFLISGTVPQDGLRCE
- a CDS encoding DNA polymerase III subunit delta'; this encodes MTALATAPFPWTDVWGQDVAVDTLRQAAADPASLSHAWLITGPPGSGRSTLAYAFAAALIADSPDDESTMRQVLARTHPDVTALRTDKVIITIAEARALVERSYFAPSAGRYRVIVVEDADRMVERTSNVLLKALEEPPEKTVWVLCAPSEADLLPTIRSRVRALRLREPDVDDVARLIAARTGVDSAVAEQAARHAQRHIGMAQRLATDDDARRRRDETLRAVLGVRGVSTAVEVAGRIIQAATDDAKSLTAERDAAERSALLRTVGIAEGQAVPPALRTQISALEDDQRKRATRSLRDGIDRVLTDLQSLYRDVVMLQFGRGDELINRELRDELDRIAEAWPVERTIVVLDAVAETRESLERNVAPLLAVESLLVTVSSGRTP
- the tmk gene encoding dTMP kinase, producing the protein MTSERSGLWITLEGGDGSGKTTQAGLLAEWMQQRGRTVLHTREPGGSEVGTLIRDIVLHHRGDIAPRAEALLYAADRAHHVATVVRPALARGEVVIQDRYLDSSVAYQGAGRVLDATEVRDLSLWATEGALPDLTVLLDLDPSTARRRLDADDKPYDRLEAEKEEFHARVRAAYLALAAAEPQRFLVVDASLDPDDIAVLIRARMSVLV
- the topA gene encoding type I DNA topoisomerase, with amino-acid sequence MAEGKKLVIVESPTKMRSIQGYLGDGYQVLSSVGHIRDLADKKDIPADDKKAYGKYSIDVENDFDPYYVVSDRKTKTVAELRRALKSADEVLLATDEDREGEAIAWHLLETLKPKVPVKRMVFHEITKDAIQAAVGNTRELDLALVDAQETRRILDRLYGWDVSPVLWYKVKSGLSAGRVQSAATRMVVERERERMAFVSAEYWDVEAQASSSGSAFGVRLVRVDGGQLARGTDFDDTGKLKKAVVVLSESDAEALASAVDAAGSATVTKVEAKPGTRSPYAPFTTSTLQQEAGRKLSMSAKQAMSVAQRLYEKGYITYMRTDSVALSTQAIQAARSQAVALYGDSAVPLKPRVYKSKSKNAQEAHEAIRPSGETFRTPASVASGLDREEQRLYDLIWKRTVASQMSDAKYETTTVTLETIAGAKRVEFTASGTVYTFKGFLEAYEEGRDEKRNAQDSSADQSLPAVAVGDELAVGESVAKGHRTTPKPRYTEASLVKALEEHGIGRPSTFASIIGTVIDRGYATKRGQALVPTWLAFSVVRLLEQHFADLIDYDFTAALEDDLDAIARGEQNRVEWLKSFYYGSEKQVGLRQVVDNLGEIDARALNSTRITDDATLRFGKYGPYLEIIDPANPEAKPRIVNVPEDLAPDELTADKARELIDAPVAGDRVLGENPENGKIIVVKDGRFGPYVQENDPVSDDDAVDEATGEVVEKPKPKRGAKKEAAPKPRTASLFRSMSVDTIDLGTALQLLSLPRVVGADPATGEEITAQNGRFGPYLKKGADSRSLESESQIFDVTLEQALELYAQPKYGARKASSALKEFDADPVSGKPIRIRDGRFGAYVTDGETNVTIPRGQTPDDITFEIAAQMLADKRAKGPAPKRGAKKATAKKATAKKATAKKATAKTDADKAAARSEAAKKAAATRKANAIAKADAARAKAGS